A genomic stretch from Lagenorhynchus albirostris chromosome 12, mLagAlb1.1, whole genome shotgun sequence includes:
- the LOC132530320 gene encoding large ribosomal subunit protein eL24: MKVELCSFSGYKIYPGHGRRYARTDGKVFQFLNAKCESAFLSKRNPRQINWTVLYRRKHKKGQSEEIQKKRTRRAVKFQRAITGASLADIMAKRNQKPEVRKAQREQAIRAAKEAKKAKQASKKTAMAAAKAPTKAAPKQKIVKPVKVSAPRVGGKR; this comes from the coding sequence ATGAAGGTCGAGCTATGCAGTTTCAGCGGGTACAAGATCTACCCAGGACACGGGAGGCGCTACGCCAGGACCGACGGGAAGGTTTTCCAATTTCTTAATGCAAAATGTGAGTCGGCATTCCTATCCAAGAGGAATCCTCGTCAGATCAACTGGACTGTCCTCTACAGAAGAAAGCACAAAAAGGGACAGTCggaagaaattcaaaagaaaagaaccCGCCGTGCAGTCAAATTCCAGAGGGCCATAACTGGTGCATCTCTTGCTGATATAATGGCCAAGAGGAATCAGAAACCTGAAGTTAGGAAGGCTCAACGAGAACAAGCTATCAGGGCTGCCAAGGAAGCAAAAAAGGCTAAGCAAGCATCTAAAAAGACAGCAATGGCTGCTGCAAAGGCTCCCACAAAGGCAGCACCTAAGCAAAAGATTGTGAAGCCTGTGAAAGTTTCTGCTCCCCGTGTTGGTGGAAAACGCTAA